From a region of the Primulina eburnea isolate SZY01 chromosome 7, ASM2296580v1, whole genome shotgun sequence genome:
- the LOC140837084 gene encoding non-specific lipid transfer protein GPI-anchored 1 yields MLAVLLLAIVVGSAYAADNTLATKCASEFQKVTDCLPFVTAKADTPSKVCCDSVTEIKDRDPACLCFLIEQIHNGSNSALKSMGIQEARLLLLSSSCKLTNASISECPKLLNLDPKSPDAAIFTNSSIATTTPSTATPSAPTTGGGNSSGIWRKPQPVLVQLLVSILPIFSILFFHA; encoded by the exons ATGCTTGCGGTGCTGCTGCTGGCTATAGTTGTGGGTTCTGCTTACGCCGCCGACAACACGCTCGCCACGAAGTGCGCGTCGGAGTTTCAGAAGGTTACCGACTGCTTGCCTTTCGTCACGGCCAAGGCGGACACGCCGAGCAAGGTCTGCTGCGACTCCGTGACGGAGATCAAGGACCGCGACCCCGCTTGCCTGTGTTTCTTGATTGAGCAGATTCATAACGGGTCCAACTCCGCCTTGAAGAGCATGGGAATCCAGGAGGCTCGCTTGCTTCTGTTGTCGTCTTCCTGTAAGCTCACCAATGCGAGTATCAGCGAATGCCCCA AGCTTCTGAACTTGGATCCGAAATCCCCTGACGCTGCTATCTTCACCAACTCTTCCATCGCAACGACGACCCCAAGCACGGCGACTCCTTCGGCGCCCACGACAGGTGGTGGGAATTCTAGTGGAATTTGGCGCAAGCCTCAGCCGGTTCTGGTGCAGCTGCTGGTTTCCATTCTGCCTATCTTCTCCATTCTCTTTTTCCATGCTTGA